The genomic interval CTGCTCTCTATTCCGACTTTCTTTATGGCATTTCTGTTGCTTTACTTCGCATATTTAGCAGGGGTATTGCCGCTTGGAGGTATGGTCTCTGCCAATTTTACAGAGCTAAGCTTCTTTTCTAAGATATTAGATCTATTTAAACACCTGATTATACCTACCCTGGTTATATCACTGGGGGCTATTGCATCTTTGATAAGAATAATGCGGGGTAACCTTCTTGAAGTATTAAGGTCTAACTATATTCTTGCTCTGCGTGCCAGAGGTATAAGCGAGAAGAGAGTAACCTATATACATGCATTGCGAAGTGCAATAAACCCTTTGATTACTATATTTGGTTATCAGATATCAGGTCTATTATCCGGTGCAGCACTAACAGAGATTATCTGTAACTGGCCCGGACTTGGCTCTCTGATGTTATCTGCTGTAAGAAGCCAGGACATCTATCTTGTTATGGGTTCAATGCTTGTCTCTTCTTTCATGCTTATAGGCGGTAATCTTATTGCAGATATCTTACTTGGATTTGCGGATCCGAGGATAAGGGTCAAATGAAAGAGCTATTACGGCATAGACGCGGATTGATTGCGGTTATTGTTCTATTCTTCCTCTACCTTAGTGTCATATTCTCAGGATTTATCTCGCCCTACCATTATAGGAGTGAGAAGAGAATATTATCCTATGCTCCTCCGTCTAAGATTCATTTCTTTGATTTAGAAGGGGATTTCCACCTGAGGCCTTTTATCTATAAATATACGATGAGTTTGGATGAGTATAGAAAGAGAGTCTACGAGGAAGATAAGAGTAAGGCATATCCTATAGAGTTTCTCATTAGAGGCGATAGCTATAAACTGCTCGGATTGTTTCCTGCCGATATTCATCTATTTGGAGTAACTTCTGATAAGGCTAAACTATATCTCTTTGGAGCAGACTCAAGAGGAAGAGACCTCTTTTCCCGCATAATCTATGGCGGAAGAGTGTCGCTTTCAATAGGT from Candidatus Kaelpia imicola carries:
- a CDS encoding ABC transporter permease, which encodes MLIYILKRFLIALPLILTISLIAFLLINLTPGNFFNQMRLNPQISEETIEKYIELYQLDKPVLMQYFAWLKRIIHLDFGYSFAYNIPVTRVLGTRILNTLLLTLSSFFFTWLVALPLGIVAAVKADRAWDRLISFLSYLLLSIPTFFMAFLLLYFAYLAGVLPLGGMVSANFTELSFFSKILDLFKHLIIPTLVISLGAIASLIRIMRGNLLEVLRSNYILALRARGISEKRVTYIHALRSAINPLITIFGYQISGLLSGAALTEIICNWPGLGSLMLSAVRSQDIYLVMGSMLVSSFMLIGGNLIADILLGFADPRIRVK